In Runella sp. SP2, the genomic window TTGAAAATGTCCCTAACGTCCCTCAGATTTTTGTGGATGGCTACAAAGTACAAAGATTCTTCCTTAATGCTAACGAAGTAGGAAGCGCCCAAAATCGGCATAGATACTTTCAGTTTGGGACAAAAGAAGGTTTACTTCTTCACGTGCAAAGACAATCAAAACCTAAAAAGTCTGAAAAATGCGTAACGGCTACAGAGGGGAAACGAGGGAATTACAGAACATGGGAAGAAGTCTGTAAACTTCAAGGAATCGAAAATAATTTTGATTTGCCCGACCTCACTAAAGCGGGAGCATATAAAGTAGTTGGTAATGCTGTTAATTTATATGTTTCAAAGGCCATAGCCTTAGCAATTAAACAAGTACTTTCTGACCCTACCCCGCCAACCTTTCAAAATTCAAAAACTTGTGCGTGTGGTTGCGGCCAAATCTTACAAGGGTGGAAAAAAACCGCTACCGACGCTTGCAGAAAAAGAATAAGCCTAAAGCGTGACGCGCCTGGCACTAACAAACGCAGCTGATTCACATTTTGTGAACGATCTGTAATTTGTATCCCTGGTACATTCACAATTAATTGTCAAAATCAATACTATGAATCGTCACTACTGTACAATTTGCGGGAAAAAAGTAAGTGAATCTAAAATGAGGCGCTTTTATTACTTTCCAATTAAACGTGACGGTTGGCATTGTATCAAATGTTTGTCCACTGAAGTGGACACTTATATTTTTGATGTCACTGATAAAGAATGGATTGAGCCTTCAAAAGAGATTTACAGAAAGATGCTCAACAAAAAAGCCCTTCATTAGTGAGGGGCTTTTCTATTTTACCAATCATATTCTAAGGGGTCAGACTTCAAGCGTACCCCAATACTCCGTAAATAGTTTTCTGTTTCCTTCGTTGATGCGTGGCGTAACAGTTTGGATAGCCTTAAAATATCCTTTGTCACTTCGTAAGCCCTAGACGCGCCCGTATGTTTCCAACTGTACAAAGTGTAATTGTATTCGGTGAGCCCACAAACTTCTAAAGCCCGTTTGTGTCGTTTGTATGCGTGGTTTATTGCCATTGGGTATTTATCCACCTGCAAGCCTTTCCCGAACAAATAAAAGTTATTAGTATGGTTTCGACCTTGGGCGTACCGTAAAAGTGCATTGTAAAGGCTGTTACTAATCGGCACAATATCAGTACGCCGATTCTTTGCGATTTTACCCGGTACGTCGATAACTCTTTTGGTAAGGTCAATATTTGCCAAACGTAATCCCCTTATTTCGGCTGGTCGAATAAAAGCATAGTACATGAGCCTCGTAAAAACGAATAGTTCAAAATCGTTTTCATTTAGATATTCCTCTAAAATATTTTGATGCTCAAGCGTAAAAACTTCGTGCTGGTCGCTATCGGTTTCGGGTAGTGTTTTTATAGCCAAAGGGTTTTTAGCTATGTACCCTTTTTCTAAAGCCCCTTCAAAAAGTAGCTTTGTACAGGTTATGTTATTGTTTGCAGTCTTATTCGAGTTTTCATAAACGCCCGTAAGATAGTTTCTATAATCGTAGGCGTGCGACTGTGTAAAGTCTTCTATTGTAGTTTCTTGTAGCCCTTTGGACTTTAAAAACGACTCGAATTTCTTAAAAACGCTGGTGTAAGTGCCTAATGTTTTTCCCCTTACTTGTGCTTTTTTGTCTGCAAGAACCTCCTTTAGAACGTCGATAAGTAGGCTTTTTTGTGTAGGGGCGGGTAGTGGTTCGGGTTCAGATTCTACTTTAAAATAAAAACCGTCTTCTAGCCCTTTATTTATTTGCGGTATCCAATCATTTGCCCAACGCTCAATCATTTGAGGGGTTTTGTATTTTGCTGGGCAAAATATCCGCTTACGTACCAAACTTTTGGTTGAATCAGAGAAAGCGTAGAACTCAATGTAGGCACGTTTACCATGCACTAGCTTTGCTTCTTTGTAGGGGTGTTTCTTGCCTTGACTCATTCCTAACTTTGTCGCAACGGTTGTCGCAAAAAGCAAAAACCCGCCAAATAGCGGGTTTAAGGGGTTTTGGTGGAGAAGATGGGATTCGAACCCACGACCTCTTGCATGCCATGCAAGCGCTCTAGCCAGCTGAGCTACATCCCCAAAAAAATGTCATCGGTGCGACGCTTCGCCAAGCACTCTAGCCAGCTGGTACGCCAGTCCGATGAGCTACATCCTCGATTGGAGTGCAAAGATGATTTTTTGATTCGATTTTTGCAACTACTTTCCCCAAAATTCTTTAATAAGAAACGTCCATTTTGTTTTGGGTTAAATTTTCCATGATGGGTTTTGAACGACTCAATAACATAGGGTCCTCAGTGACAGGGTTTTCGCGGAGATATAGCTTTTTGAGTCGTTTTAGTTGTGGCATTTGAGTGGGGAGCTCGCTTAGGTTGTTATAGCTCACGTCAATCTCTTCAACGACCGATAAAGCGCCAATGGAACTTGGTAATACACTAAACTGATTGTGATTGAGGTCCAAAATGGTCAAACGTTTTAACCTTTTGATGCTGCTGGGCAGACTAGAGAGTTTGTTGTGGTGCGCATAAAGGGCTTGAAGGCGTCTCAGCTTCCGAAGGTTTTGGGGAAGGTGCGTCAGTTGGTTATTTGAAAGTGCCAATTGCTGTAATCGCCGCATTCTTCCAATGGACGAAGGCAGTTCTGTAAGGTTGTTGTGGTACAAGTCAATCACTTCTAACCTTCTTAGTTTGTTGATACCTTGCGGCAAGGTGTTGAGGTCGCACGAATACAAGTTGATGTCGCGCAAGCGCCGCAAACCCTGAAAACTTTGGTCGTTTAGCAGCGAAAGTTTGTTATACCCCAACCATAAACTTGAAAGCTTTCTACAGGCTTGAACCGCCGCTGGAACATCAGTAAAACGATTGTTTTGGATATTTAAAATACGGAGTGTTTTGTTGGGCGTGAGCGTTAAGCTGTTGTTTGACAGTTGGTTGGCATTGAGCCAGAGGTGTTTGAGTTTGGGCAAGCGAGTTAAATCTATGTTGGCATTCTTGAGCTCATTTCCGCCTAAATTAAGCTCCTTCATTTCGGTAAACTTATAAATGATCTCTGGTACTTCAGTTAGTTCAAGCTGATTGAGGGCAAGGATTTTAACCGTATCAGGTCGGGTGGTAGCAATTGCGTCATCGAGGGTGCTAATGACATTGCGGCCTTTGGGAAGCTGGCGTATCAGCCCAATGTTAATAAGTTGGTGAAAAGAGTACGCTGCCGTGATTTTAACGGGAAAACGGTAGTTATCCAAATAGACACGGAGCGAATCCAGTACCTTAGTTTTCGATTCTTCCGATACTTTTCCTTCAAAACTATATAGAAAATAATCAAATCGGCCTTCTTTACCCACATAGAAGCGTGCCCATAAAGTGCCGTTATCTTTTTTAGTACTATTTTGTCTTGCTCTACCATTGACATTCAATAAAAATGCCTGTTGCGATTTGAAATACGTATCCGCAGCGCCATCAAAAAACTTTTTGGGGCTAGGATAGAGGCTGTCCAATTGCTTTACACTCAGACGCTTACTTTCGGCATCCGAGAATGTCATGATTTTTACTTGCGCATACGCAAACGAGCTAACGAAGAAGATAGACGACAAAAAAAATAGTTTCATAGTTGTAGGAGGTTTACTCTTCTAACTACGAAACTAAAGATAATATTTTATAAAACAATATATAAAGCAAAATTTTATATAAATTTTCTCCTATCGAGAAAGCTTCCCAGAGCTATCACCCGAAGATAACCGTTCAACTTCGTCTATGGAAACCAAGTTAAAATCGCCTTCAACGGTATGTTTGAGGGCGGCCGCCGAGGTGGCAAACTCAAGGGCGTGCTGCACACTTTGGTCAAAATAGTCATAGCCGTACAAAAAGCCAGCGATAAAAGCATCACCGCTTCCGATGCGATCCACAATGTGGTGAATGTCGTAAGTGGTGGTTTTGTAAAACTTCTCGCCGTTCCAAGCTTTTCCTTTTAATTGATTATGCGATGCACTGATAGAATCACGTTTGGTGTCAAGGATTAGCTTAATGTTGGGATACCTTTCCATGATTTGTTTTGAGGTGGACACCCACTTGTTCTTATCCTCGGGTAGGGGTTTAATCCCAAATAAATCATCGGCATTGCTATTGCCGCAGACGATGAGGTCACAGTAAGATACCAAGTCTGGCATAATTTCTTGAGGTGTTTTTCCCCAATTCCATAGACCTTTGCGGTAGTTTACGTCTGCCGAGATTTTAACGCCCAATTTTCGGGCGGTTTGCACGGCTTCTAAACAGGCCTGTGCAGCACTTTCAGACAGGGCAGGGGTGATGCCCGTGAAGTGAAACCAATCGGCACCCGTCAGAATACGTTCCCAATCAAAACTTTCAGCTTCAAGGGTACAAAAGGAGTCATTGAGGCGGTCATAAATCACCTGACTTGCCCGGGCGTTGGCGCCATTTTCTACGAAATAAATCCCCATGCGGTCGCCACCTAACTGGATTTCGGAGGTGTCGAGGCCGTATTTACGCAGGTACATAATGGCAGCCTTCCCAATGTCGTTGTTGGGAAAACGGGTCACGTGGACGGCTTGAACGTCCCATTGGGCAGTAGCAATCGCGACGTTGGCTTCGCCACCAGCGTAGGTAATATCAAAACTATGGGCTTGGCTAAAACGAGCAAAAGCAGGCGGTGACAGCCTCATCATGATTTGACCGAAAGTAACAATTTTTTTCATACCTTGTAAAGCTAAGTTTTGGGCTATTTACTCCGTTTTTCTTGGCGTTTTTTGATGGTTTTTTTAGCCCATTGATACGAATCGGTAAAAACTTCACTTTCCATTGTAAAGCCTAAACTATAATAAGGGCCGTTGTAATTGGTTGGGAGGTTTTGTTGGTAAAGTGCATATCTGTACCCTCCCTGTGTGCTAAAGCCTACCCAACGAGTTGCTTTCCATTTGAGATAAAAACCTACTTGGGCGGGCATAAAAAAATCATTTCTTCGCCAAATCATCAAATCATTGAGAAGTTTGTTCCCTGAGCTTTGGGTAGCCCCAATACCCACTTCAACAGGCAAACTAAATCGCCAACGTTTATTTTCGATTACTTTTGGGACATACATTAAACTGAAAAAATACAAGTCAGTTTTTGTGTAATAGCCCAAATTTATCAATCGAGAGGCATTTTTTCGCAAATCAATGAGCCTTAGAAATGAGTTAAAGGTAAGCCAATAGTACCCAAAAGTAAGTTCATGGCGCTTCTTTCCAAATTTTATCCCCGTATTTACGCCCCAAATATTGACAAATTTTTTGTCAATAAACGAACTTCTAGCGTCCCAGTTGAGGGTGTACATGAGGTTGGGGCCGCGCCTCATGCTGTCTTGGCTACTGGAAAATATTTCTTTGAGGAATTTGAGCGATTTAGGGGTATGGGTAGAATCACTGGTTTCGACGGAGGTAGAGTCAACGTCGGCTGCCCACATTCGAGTAGAAATGGTAAAAGTGGTTAAAGTTAGATAGAGGAGGTGTTTACGAAACATGCTGTACTTCACGCTAAAACAATTATTTTCAATAACGTTTTTCTCAGAAGGTTTAGTTTTATTTTTTGTCAAATGGAACAATTTTTACTGTACGTTTGTACTACATTTGTCAAGCCTCCCTATAAAGAGGCTTTCAATTATCGGTTTAACCATATAAAACCGATAGTCTATAAGTGAAAATATTCGTTCCACAAAAACTCTTATTTATTATGTCACTTAGATTAGGCGATGTTGCCCCAGATTTTCAAGCGGATACTACGCAAGGCCCTATCAGTTTCCACGAATGGTTAGGTGATTCTTGGGGATTGTTATTTTCTCACCCTGCCGATTTTACACCAGTTTGTACTACTGAATTGGGAAAAACGGCGTTATTGAAAGGCGAATTTGCAAAAAGAAACGTAAAAGTTATAGCGGTGAGCGTGGATGATTTGGATTCTCACGCGCGTTGGGTTCCGGATATAAACGAAGTAAATGGTACGGAAGTGAATTTCCCAATTATTGCGGACGAAAACCGTAACGTGGCTACTTTGTATGACATGATTCACCCAAATGCGAGTGAAAAAGCAACCGTTCGCTCAGTGTTTGTAATTGGCCCAGATAAGAAAATTAAACTTACCTTGACTTATCCAGCTTCAACAGGTCGTAACTTCAACGAGCTTATTCGCGTTATTGATTCGCTTCAACTAACGGCTTATAATCAAGTAGCTACGCCAGCAGACTGGAAACCAGGAGAAGATGTGATTGTGGTACCTGCTGTTTCGACGGAAGATGCCCAGAAAAAATACAGCGATTTACGAATCGTAAAACCTTATTTGCGTTACACCGCGCAACCTAATAAGTAAAAAGGATATTTGGTCAGACGATAGTCAGACCGAATATCCTTTTTTTACCTTTGGGTCTGACTATCGTCTGACCCTCTTTGACCTTTTTGCTCGGTCAGACGATAGTCAGACCGAGCAAAAAACAAGTGATGGCCTAGTAACGGTACAATTCTGATTTGAATGGACCCTCTACCGTAACACCGATGTAAGCAGCTTGCTCTTCATCAAGGGTTTCAAGCTTCACCCCAATGTGTGACAAGTGCAATTTTGCTACTTTTTCGTCGAGGTGCTTAGGCAAGATATAAACTTGTTTTTCGTATTTGCCTGGGTTGGTGTATAACTCAATTTGTGCCAATGTTTGGTTACAGAATGAGTTTGACATTACAAAAGATGGGTGCCCCATTGCACAACCCAAGTTTACTAAACGACCTTCTGCCAAGACGATGATTTCTTTGCCATCTACAGTATAAAGATCAACCTGTGGTTTGATTTGCTCTTTTGTTGCGCCGTAGTTTTCGTTCAACCAAGCCATATCGATTTCGTTATCGAAGTGCCCGATGTTACAAACTACTGCTTTGTCTTTCATTGATTTGAAATGGCGGCCTTTGATGATGTTGATGTTACCTGTCGCCGTTACAAAGATGTTAGCACGCGTCGCAGCTTCATCCATTGTAACTACTTCAAAGCCATCCATCGCTGCTTGCAATGCGCAGATTGGGTCGATTTCGGTAACCAAAACGCGGCAACCAGCACCACGAAGGGATTCTGCCGAGCCTTTACCTACGTCACCGTAACCTGCTACAACTGCCACTTTACCAGCCAACATCAAGTCAGTAGCACGACGGATAGCGTCCACCAATGACTCTTTGCAACCGTATTTGTTATCAAATTTCGATTTAGTAACCGAATCGTTTACGTTGATAGCTGGAAGGTGCAATGTGCCGTTTTTCATACGCTCGTACAAACGGTGTACACCTGTTGTTGTTTCTTCCGACAAACCACCGATTCCTGCAATCAACTCAGGATAGTTGTCAAACACCATGTTTGTCAAGTCACCGCCGTCGTCAAGAATCATATTCAATGGCTGACGCTCTTCTCCGAAGAAAAGTGTTTGTTCGATACACCAATCAAATTCTTCCGCTGTCATACCTTTCCAAGCATAAACCGAGATACCTGCGGCAGCAATAGCAGCAGCGGCGTGATCTTGCGTTGAGAAGATATTACATGATGACCAAGTGACTTCTGCACCCAATTCAACCAACGTTTCAATCAAAACGGCAGTTTGAATAGTCATGTGCAAGCAACCTGCGATACGAGAGCCTTTCAATGGCTTCGTATTGCCATATTCTGCGCGAAGTGCCATTAAACCAGGCATTTCGGCTTCAGCCAAACGAATTTCCTTGCGGCCCCAATCGGCCAATGTGATGTCTTTAACTTTGTACGGTACGTACGTTCCTGTTGCTACTGACATTTTATGTTAATATTAAATGTGATTGCTTATTCGCTAAGTGTTTATCAAAACAAATGCAAAATTAGTAGGTATTAGCTGGAGAATGGTTGTTTAAACAATTGAAAATGTGCCTCTATCCAAAAAAAAGATATTTTATAAGGTAAGAATAGTGAAAAACGTTACATTGTTAGATATAAACGGTGCTATAAATTATTTTGACAGATAAAATGTCTAGTCAAGATTTTTGACAAAACACACGATTCTTGCCGCTTCGGTAAAACCTGCTTTTTCATGGAAGAGAATACTAAGTTGATTTTCCATTTCAACATCGGAACAGAGTTGTCTAAACCCTTGTTGGACAGCCCATTGTTCGGCACGTGTAATAAGCATTTGCCCCAGACCTTTCTGTCGGTAATCGCTATCTATGTAAAGCCCTTCTATATAGGCAACGGGTAGCTCGTCGGCACCTTCTACGTAATCATTACGAATGCTAAGTTCGATAAAACCAATGGGTTGCCCTTCTTTGTATGCCAAGAAACATGTACCCTCACCTAATTCTAAAACTTCTTGATAATGACTTAGCATTTCATCCAATGAAGTATCAGGCCAAAGTTGTACTGCGAGGGAAGCAACTACTTGGATATTAGATGGCTGAAGGGGTAAGATGAAAAGCATGAGGGTGTATTTATTTTCCGAGCTCTTGAATTTTCCATATTGATTTGGCAGCTCTTGCAAGGTCTCTTTGTCGAGCTGCTAACTTGTCTTCATTCCAAGTTTCATACGAGTCTGGTAAATTTTTGGTTAGCTGACAATTTGATTGTAGAAACCACTTACTTTTTTCAACATAAGGCAAAATTCCAATCTCTCTATTTAACTTTTTCTCTAACAATGTCAGGTTTCCAATTCTGTAAACCGATCTATTGATTGCATCAAAAGAAAAATCACCCCATCTTTCGTCGGCACTTTCAGGAAGAATATGCTCAACAGTGTAGATGTCGCTTTCAAAATCTATATCATTGCGATATTTATACACTTCTATTTTGCTTAAAATGTATTTTACAATTTTATGATTACGAGTCGTATTTTTAAATTCTTTGGTTGAAAAATCATTCTCAAAATTATAATCAATAACGTAAATTGATTCAAAGTCTTTAACGTCAAATTGTTTGGTTTTTGATAATTTAACAGCAACCGAATTGTAAACTTCTTCCTGAACGTTAGGATTTAACCCACCAATGATATTGTAGCGAAAAGAAATGATAGAACAAATTTTAACTAACCTCTCAAAGGTTTCACTAGTTGAGTTTTGAAGTGCAGATAAGAATAAAGAATTTGTTTGTTTAATTTGAAATAATCTAAGCTCTTTAAGAGATTTTTTTACTTCTGGTTTATTCCTCCAAAAATCATCTTCTGGATTTTGAATAGCTAGATAATAATCTGCTGTATCATTTAGACTTCTAATGAGTTCAAACACTTGTTCTTTTGAGCTAATGTTTTGTTTTATAGTTTTAAATAAATTTTTCTTCCCCACTGATTTGTTTTTACTATTCCAGTAATATCTAAGGTAATCTTCAAACTTCTGTTCACCTAATTTACCAACTATCTTACCCCAAATGTTTTCTAGTTCGTCCATTTCCGAAATATGAGGTTTTGTCTCATCAACGACGGAAAATAGATGGTTTTTGAGTAAATCAGAAGAAGAAAGCTGTACACCCCTGGCATTTAATGTTTCAAATACTTTGAATGCGTTTAATTGGTCAGACACCTCAATGACAGTAAAAAAGAGCTTATCGACGATATCATCAATAAAACGCGCTAGTTGCTCTCCACTTTTAAATCTTTTTCTAATTTTCTCATAATACCAATTAAAACACTCTCTCATGTGTTTTTCTGAGGTATTTGTATTACGTAATGGCAGCTCTTTTAGTAAAACAAGATGTTGTTTGTAATAATCATCACTGTTTTTATTCAATTTTAATTTGTTGTTTGATATAAGTGTAACAGGGTCAATATATCCGATATAACTGTTTAATAGACTATCTTTTCGTTTTGTATTATTGCTAGCGTCTATTCCACCATCAATTAAATCTTTTAGCGATTTTAATGTGGCCAAAATAATGAGACTCATTGTTGTTAACCTTTGTTGGCCATCAATAATTTTGAACTCTTTATTGTTAGAGGTTTGAAGAACCAAATACCCCATGTAGTGTTCATTTTCTTCATCGGAAAGAAGGGTTTCAATATCTTGCCACAGATCGTCCCAATGCTCTGTATCCCAAGTATAATCACGTTGAAATTTAGGGATTTCATAACGCAAGCCATTGCCCATAATCTGACGATATGTTTTGTTTGAAGTGCCTTGAATCCCTTTCATAGAATTTAAAAAAGTATTTGATTTTTCTTGAAATTCTTAAAGATAAAAACTTCTACATTTTCAACAAAAAATGCGCAATTAAAAAATAGGTG contains:
- a CDS encoding DNA cytosine methyltransferase, which gives rise to MLVLSLFSGIDLLGKGFQQNGFCVVSAGDIILGQDIRNFHSVSGKFDGVIGGSPCQDFSRARRTEPTGYGLEMLAEFQRVVHESQPKFFLLENVPNVPQIFVDGYKVQRFFLNANEVGSAQNRHRYFQFGTKEGLLLHVQRQSKPKKSEKCVTATEGKRGNYRTWEEVCKLQGIENNFDLPDLTKAGAYKVVGNAVNLYVSKAIALAIKQVLSDPTPPTFQNSKTCACGCGQILQGWKKTATDACRKRISLKRDAPGTNKRS
- a CDS encoding tyrosine-type recombinase/integrase, which encodes MSQGKKHPYKEAKLVHGKRAYIEFYAFSDSTKSLVRKRIFCPAKYKTPQMIERWANDWIPQINKGLEDGFYFKVESEPEPLPAPTQKSLLIDVLKEVLADKKAQVRGKTLGTYTSVFKKFESFLKSKGLQETTIEDFTQSHAYDYRNYLTGVYENSNKTANNNITCTKLLFEGALEKGYIAKNPLAIKTLPETDSDQHEVFTLEHQNILEEYLNENDFELFVFTRLMYYAFIRPAEIRGLRLANIDLTKRVIDVPGKIAKNRRTDIVPISNSLYNALLRYAQGRNHTNNFYLFGKGLQVDKYPMAINHAYKRHKRALEVCGLTEYNYTLYSWKHTGASRAYEVTKDILRLSKLLRHASTKETENYLRSIGVRLKSDPLEYDW
- a CDS encoding leucine-rich repeat domain-containing protein; its protein translation is MKLFFLSSIFFVSSFAYAQVKIMTFSDAESKRLSVKQLDSLYPSPKKFFDGAADTYFKSQQAFLLNVNGRARQNSTKKDNGTLWARFYVGKEGRFDYFLYSFEGKVSEESKTKVLDSLRVYLDNYRFPVKITAAYSFHQLINIGLIRQLPKGRNVISTLDDAIATTRPDTVKILALNQLELTEVPEIIYKFTEMKELNLGGNELKNANIDLTRLPKLKHLWLNANQLSNNSLTLTPNKTLRILNIQNNRFTDVPAAVQACRKLSSLWLGYNKLSLLNDQSFQGLRRLRDINLYSCDLNTLPQGINKLRRLEVIDLYHNNLTELPSSIGRMRRLQQLALSNNQLTHLPQNLRKLRRLQALYAHHNKLSSLPSSIKRLKRLTILDLNHNQFSVLPSSIGALSVVEEIDVSYNNLSELPTQMPQLKRLKKLYLRENPVTEDPMLLSRSKPIMENLTQNKMDVSY
- a CDS encoding sugar kinase; its protein translation is MKKIVTFGQIMMRLSPPAFARFSQAHSFDITYAGGEANVAIATAQWDVQAVHVTRFPNNDIGKAAIMYLRKYGLDTSEIQLGGDRMGIYFVENGANARASQVIYDRLNDSFCTLEAESFDWERILTGADWFHFTGITPALSESAAQACLEAVQTARKLGVKISADVNYRKGLWNWGKTPQEIMPDLVSYCDLIVCGNSNADDLFGIKPLPEDKNKWVSTSKQIMERYPNIKLILDTKRDSISASHNQLKGKAWNGEKFYKTTTYDIHHIVDRIGSGDAFIAGFLYGYDYFDQSVQHALEFATSAAALKHTVEGDFNLVSIDEVERLSSGDSSGKLSR
- a CDS encoding peroxiredoxin encodes the protein MSLRLGDVAPDFQADTTQGPISFHEWLGDSWGLLFSHPADFTPVCTTELGKTALLKGEFAKRNVKVIAVSVDDLDSHARWVPDINEVNGTEVNFPIIADENRNVATLYDMIHPNASEKATVRSVFVIGPDKKIKLTLTYPASTGRNFNELIRVIDSLQLTAYNQVATPADWKPGEDVIVVPAVSTEDAQKKYSDLRIVKPYLRYTAQPNK
- the ahcY gene encoding adenosylhomocysteinase, which gives rise to MSVATGTYVPYKVKDITLADWGRKEIRLAEAEMPGLMALRAEYGNTKPLKGSRIAGCLHMTIQTAVLIETLVELGAEVTWSSCNIFSTQDHAAAAIAAAGISVYAWKGMTAEEFDWCIEQTLFFGEERQPLNMILDDGGDLTNMVFDNYPELIAGIGGLSEETTTGVHRLYERMKNGTLHLPAINVNDSVTKSKFDNKYGCKESLVDAIRRATDLMLAGKVAVVAGYGDVGKGSAESLRGAGCRVLVTEIDPICALQAAMDGFEVVTMDEAATRANIFVTATGNINIIKGRHFKSMKDKAVVCNIGHFDNEIDMAWLNENYGATKEQIKPQVDLYTVDGKEIIVLAEGRLVNLGCAMGHPSFVMSNSFCNQTLAQIELYTNPGKYEKQVYILPKHLDEKVAKLHLSHIGVKLETLDEEQAAYIGVTVEGPFKSELYRY
- the aac(6') gene encoding aminoglycoside 6'-N-acetyltransferase yields the protein MLFILPLQPSNIQVVASLAVQLWPDTSLDEMLSHYQEVLELGEGTCFLAYKEGQPIGFIELSIRNDYVEGADELPVAYIEGLYIDSDYRQKGLGQMLITRAEQWAVQQGFRQLCSDVEMENQLSILFHEKAGFTEAARIVCFVKNLD
- a CDS encoding DUF262 domain-containing protein, translated to MKGIQGTSNKTYRQIMGNGLRYEIPKFQRDYTWDTEHWDDLWQDIETLLSDEENEHYMGYLVLQTSNNKEFKIIDGQQRLTTMSLIILATLKSLKDLIDGGIDASNNTKRKDSLLNSYIGYIDPVTLISNNKLKLNKNSDDYYKQHLVLLKELPLRNTNTSEKHMRECFNWYYEKIRKRFKSGEQLARFIDDIVDKLFFTVIEVSDQLNAFKVFETLNARGVQLSSSDLLKNHLFSVVDETKPHISEMDELENIWGKIVGKLGEQKFEDYLRYYWNSKNKSVGKKNLFKTIKQNISSKEQVFELIRSLNDTADYYLAIQNPEDDFWRNKPEVKKSLKELRLFQIKQTNSLFLSALQNSTSETFERLVKICSIISFRYNIIGGLNPNVQEEVYNSVAVKLSKTKQFDVKDFESIYVIDYNFENDFSTKEFKNTTRNHKIVKYILSKIEVYKYRNDIDFESDIYTVEHILPESADERWGDFSFDAINRSVYRIGNLTLLEKKLNREIGILPYVEKSKWFLQSNCQLTKNLPDSYETWNEDKLAARQRDLARAAKSIWKIQELGK